CAGCCAAATCATTTACCAAAACGTTTCCTGCTTTTGCTGCTTGTTGAATTTTACTTCTTGTTGAGTTTTCAATGAAATTCATTAAAAATCTATCAACTCTTAATGGTTCTTGACCTTCTGTTGCTACAAACCTATGATGTTCGTGCAATTCGTTATTTTCTATTTCTAAATTCGTGTCTTCCTGCATTAATCAATTATATAAATTAGTTACCATTACCATCACCTAAAATCAGGCTAATAGTTGTTTTTTTTGGCAATTTTGTTCCTGGTGTAATTTTCTCACCGTTATATTTTAACCCTCTAACAACATCTTTTCCAATATCATTTACCAGTGTTATTTCTTTACTTACAATAAACCCTTGCGACTTTAAGTGTGTAGTTGCTTGTCTTTTAGTACGACCATTTAAATTTGGCACTTCAATATCTCTATATCTAGACGGATTTAAAGTCAAATAAATTTTACGTTTTTCTTTTACAAAATCGTTTACTGCCGGATTTTGCTCTATAACTGACCTCTTCGGATACTCAGGATTATAACTAGCGCTATCAATAATGATAAAATCCAAATTAAGTTCGTCTAATTTTTTTTCAACTTCAGCTAATGACATTTTATGCAAATTCGGTACTTGTATTTTTTGATCATGATTGGTTGTAACACCTAACCACCACTGCAATACAAAAACGATAACAAACAACGAAACTATCGCTATTCCTATTTGTATAAAAAATGTTTTACTTTTTATAAATTGAAATAAATTTTTTAGTTTATCAGAAAAATTACTCATATTATTTTTTTATTCGATAGTGCAAATTTACAGTAAAAATATTAGTATTTTTAATTCATCAACTCTTAAACGAGTTTTTTTGCTAAGTTTGTATAAACTTAGACAAAAAAATTACAATATAAAACAACTCAAAAGCAGTAAAGTGAAAAAAAATATAGCTATTATTATGGGTGGATATTCTTCTGAAGTAGCAATATCCTTAAAAAGCGGAACAGTAGTTTACACGCATCTTGACAAAGAAAAATATACTCCATATAAAATTCATATCTTAAAAAATAAATGGGTTTTAGTTGATGAAAAAAATGAAGAACACCTTATAAATAAACATGATTTTTCTGCGGATGTAAATGGAAAAAAAATAATGTTCGATTGTATTTTTAATGCAATTCATGGCGCACCAGGTGAAAACGGAACTATTTTAGCTTATTTCGATTTAATAGGATTAAAACATACCTCAGCTCCTTTTTATCAAATGGCATTAACATTTAATAAACGTGATACTTTAAGTGTTGTAAAACAATATGGAATTGCTGCGGCAACTTCAGTATATTTAAACAAAGGCGATACTACTAATGTTGATAAAATTATTGACAAAGTTGGCTTACCATGTTTTGTAAAGCCAAATAATGCGGGTTCTAGCTTCGGAATTTCAAAAGTACACACTAAAGAAGCATTAATTCCTGCTTTAGATGTTGCATATAAAGAGGATTCTGAAATATTAATTGAAAGTTTTTTAGATGGAACAGAAGTTTCTGTTGGAGTAATTCAATATAAAGGAGAAATAAAAGTTTTACCAATTACAGAAATTGTTTCAGAAAATGATTTTTTTGATTATGAAGCTAAATACGAAGGAAAATCACAAGAAATTACACCTGCTCGTCTTTCTGAATCACAAGAAAAAAAGGTTACAGAAATAGCTAAACGAATATATCAAATTTTAAATATGCGTGGTTTTTCTCGTTCAGAATATATTTTTGTAAACGACGAGCCTCATTTTTTAGAAATGAACACCGTTCCAGGATTAACTGAAGAAAGTATTTTACCACAACAAGCAAGTTGTGCAGGTATTAGTTTATCTAAATTATTTGGAAACGCCATTGAAACAGCATTAAATAATTAATATTATGAAAAAAGCAATTTTCCCAGGATCTTTTGATCCTATCACCTTAGGGCATGTAGATATTATTGATCGTGGCGTTACTTTATTTGATGAATTAGTTATCGCAATTGGTGTTAATGCTGATAAAAAATATATGTTTTCATTAGAAGAACGTAAGCGTTTTATTGAAGAAACGTTTAAACATCAACCTAAAATAAAAGTCGTTATATATAGTGGATTAACTGTGAAATTTTGTCAAGAAGAAAATGCTGAATTTATTTTAAGAGGTTTACGAAATCCAGCCGATTTTGAATTTGAAAAAGCTATTGCACATACCAATAGAAAACTTTCAGAAATAGAAACTGTATTTTTACTAACATCCTCTGGAAAAAGTTATATTTCATCATCTATTGTTCGTGATGTAATTCGAAATGATGGTGATTATACAGGTTTAGTTCCTGATGCAGTAAGAGTTTAATATTCAGAGAAAGCATCAGTAAAAATTATAGGAATTATTTGATTTTTTAATTAAACTCAAATTATTTATGTAAAACAATAGCCTGTTTAAATTTTATCCACTAAAACTGTCAGTTCGAGTGATTTTTTTCCTTCAAAAAAATTATATCGAGAACTTTTTTAAATGAAATTTAAACAGGCTCTAAATACTAAAAAATAAATATTTTAAGATTTTATTAATATTTCGTTTGCTAAAATTTTAGTAAATTTGTAATCTGTATGAAAAAAGTATCTCATAAAATAATGTCTGTATTAATGGCTTTAGTAGTGTTGTTCGCTACTATGTCGTTTACTATTGATATGCACTTTTGTGGCGATACTTTAATAGATACAGCAGTATTTCACAAAGTAAAATCATGTGGAATGAAAATGCAAAAACCAGCAACTAAAGGATGTACTATAACAAAGAAAAATTGTTGTAACGATACACAGATTGCTGTTGATGCACAAAATGAATTACAAATTACAGTTGATTCAATTTCTTTTGAACAACAAGTATTTATATCATCATTTGTTTACAGTTATAGTCTTCTTTTTAAAACTGTAAATAATAACGTACCTTTTTATAAGGCATATAAACCGCTACTCGTCATAAAGCAACTCTACAAGATTGACGAAACTTATTTAATTTAATTTTTAAACAATAGACTGTTTATCCTATGGATTTTTTCCATCAGGATATTTTCTTGTATTCGGTATTCTCGTAATACCAATGTCTAACTGTTTAAAAAAATAAAACAATGCTAAATAAAAGCATCAAATTTCTAATAGAAAATAAACTCGTAGCCGTTTTAATACTCTTAATTTTTATTGGCTGGGGAATCGTACACGCCCCTTTTAATTGGAATACTGGCTTTTTACCAAGCAACCCTGTTGCCGTAGATGCAATTCCTGATATTGGCGAAAATCAACAAATTATATTTACAAAA
The Tenacibaculum pacificus DNA segment above includes these coding regions:
- a CDS encoding PASTA domain-containing protein, with product MSNFSDKLKNLFQFIKSKTFFIQIGIAIVSLFVIVFVLQWWLGVTTNHDQKIQVPNLHKMSLAEVEKKLDELNLDFIIIDSASYNPEYPKRSVIEQNPAVNDFVKEKRKIYLTLNPSRYRDIEVPNLNGRTKRQATTHLKSQGFIVSKEITLVNDIGKDVVRGLKYNGEKITPGTKLPKKTTISLILGDGNGN
- a CDS encoding D-alanine--D-alanine ligase; translation: MKKNIAIIMGGYSSEVAISLKSGTVVYTHLDKEKYTPYKIHILKNKWVLVDEKNEEHLINKHDFSADVNGKKIMFDCIFNAIHGAPGENGTILAYFDLIGLKHTSAPFYQMALTFNKRDTLSVVKQYGIAAATSVYLNKGDTTNVDKIIDKVGLPCFVKPNNAGSSFGISKVHTKEALIPALDVAYKEDSEILIESFLDGTEVSVGVIQYKGEIKVLPITEIVSENDFFDYEAKYEGKSQEITPARLSESQEKKVTEIAKRIYQILNMRGFSRSEYIFVNDEPHFLEMNTVPGLTEESILPQQASCAGISLSKLFGNAIETALNN
- the coaD gene encoding pantetheine-phosphate adenylyltransferase, giving the protein MKKAIFPGSFDPITLGHVDIIDRGVTLFDELVIAIGVNADKKYMFSLEERKRFIEETFKHQPKIKVVIYSGLTVKFCQEENAEFILRGLRNPADFEFEKAIAHTNRKLSEIETVFLLTSSGKSYISSSIVRDVIRNDGDYTGLVPDAVRV
- a CDS encoding HYC_CC_PP family protein translates to MKKVSHKIMSVLMALVVLFATMSFTIDMHFCGDTLIDTAVFHKVKSCGMKMQKPATKGCTITKKNCCNDTQIAVDAQNELQITVDSISFEQQVFISSFVYSYSLLFKTVNNNVPFYKAYKPLLVIKQLYKIDETYLI